Proteins encoded together in one Carboxydothermus pertinax window:
- a CDS encoding 4Fe-4S dicluster domain-containing protein encodes MEFKGRVLEHPKGTWTIYPSLCKGCGLCIEKCPTKAITWSEVLGVYGTPSVESNNKCIACGICQMVCPDCAIYVEKKK; translated from the coding sequence GTGGAATTTAAAGGAAGAGTCCTTGAGCATCCTAAAGGGACCTGGACAATTTACCCGAGTCTCTGCAAAGGCTGCGGTCTTTGCATTGAAAAATGTCCAACAAAAGCCATTACCTGGTCAGAGGTATTAGGCGTCTACGGCACCCCTTCGGTGGAGTCCAATAATAAATGCATTGCCTGCGGCATTTGCCAAATGGTTTGCCCTGACTGCGCCATTTACGTCGAAAAGAAAAAGTAG